A window from Halomicrobium urmianum encodes these proteins:
- a CDS encoding TIGR03571 family LLM class oxidoreductase, producing MTEGHVNAGFERLFGTDDLTFGVGFPLTESRESRPPVGEEMDLAARAEALGYDALWARDVPLYWPRFGDAGQTFDPWTWLSHAAAHTDEIALGTASVVLPLRHPLHVAKEAASLDRISEGRFVMGVATGDRDPEFAAFDVDAEERGERFREHVDLLRTLWTDEFPEAEGSWGSLDSEMDLVPKPTAETIPMLPTGHARQEVEWIAEHGDGWFFYHLPEDTLESYLDDWREAAGEKPYATAVRTELADNPAADPEPLHLGYRAGSEWYADYFRRLDDLGVDHVLVSTWGDEPERELTRFAENVIERV from the coding sequence GTGACCGAGGGCCACGTCAACGCCGGCTTCGAGCGGCTGTTCGGGACGGACGATCTCACGTTCGGCGTCGGGTTCCCGCTGACCGAGTCCCGGGAGTCCCGGCCGCCGGTCGGCGAGGAGATGGACCTCGCCGCCCGCGCGGAGGCGCTGGGCTACGACGCGCTGTGGGCGCGGGACGTCCCGCTGTACTGGCCGCGCTTCGGCGACGCCGGGCAGACCTTCGACCCCTGGACCTGGCTGAGCCACGCCGCGGCGCACACCGACGAGATAGCCTTGGGCACCGCAAGCGTCGTCCTGCCGCTGCGGCACCCGCTCCACGTCGCCAAGGAGGCGGCGTCGCTGGACCGCATCTCCGAGGGTCGGTTCGTCATGGGCGTCGCGACGGGCGACCGCGACCCGGAGTTCGCCGCGTTCGACGTCGACGCCGAGGAGCGAGGCGAGCGCTTCCGCGAACACGTCGACCTCCTGCGGACGCTCTGGACCGATGAGTTCCCCGAGGCCGAGGGGTCGTGGGGGTCGCTCGACAGCGAGATGGACCTCGTCCCGAAGCCGACGGCGGAGACGATACCGATGCTCCCGACCGGCCACGCCCGCCAGGAAGTCGAGTGGATCGCCGAACACGGCGACGGCTGGTTCTTCTACCACCTCCCCGAGGACACGCTCGAATCGTACCTCGACGACTGGCGCGAGGCCGCGGGCGAGAAGCCCTACGCGACGGCCGTCCGGACCGAACTCGCCGACAACCCGGCGGCCGATCCGGAGCCGCTCCACCTCGGCTACCGCGCCGGCAGCGAGTGGTACGCCGACTACTTCCGCCGGCTGGACGACCTGGGCGTCGACCACGTCCTCGTCTCGACGTGGGGCGACGAACCGGAGCGGGAGCTGACCCGCTTCGCCGAAAACGTGATCGAGCGGGTCTGA